One Vigna unguiculata cultivar IT97K-499-35 chromosome 11, ASM411807v1, whole genome shotgun sequence DNA window includes the following coding sequences:
- the LOC114169189 gene encoding linoleate 13S-lipoxygenase 2-1, chloroplastic-like, with amino-acid sequence MQMQQVHASNSSYLISHRPSLRGIPQPSFQLWSRPSSFPTQRKLKRVSHGCRNDVTKIKAVAVNKTEKSVKVKATISVQPTIGGIFSSLAIDADDLTDLLGKSLFVELLSAELDPKTKLEKKPIQDFAHRTHRSPKEVRYLAEFDVPVDFGEIGAILVENEHRREMFIKEIILDGFELGPVRFTCESWLHPKKDNPVKRVFFPDKSYLPSETPEGVKRVREEELQHLRGNGQGERKKFDRIYDYDVYNDLGDPDKDPDLQRPVLGGAEHPYPRRCRTGRPRSAKDSLSEERTSDVYVPRDECFSEVKQLTFNSKTLASALQALVPALTALIVDKNLPFQVFSEIDALYDEGVPLPAGQGKVKLSTLLPRLVSLIKDRGEDILRFEIPATMDKDRFFWLRDEEFGRQTLAGLNPCCIQLVTEWPLKSNLDPAIYGPAESAITTELVEQEIRGFLTVEEAIKQKRLFVLDYHDLLLPLVEEVRKIEGTTLYGSRALFFLTRDGTLRPLAIELVRPPIDGKPQWKKVFAPTWHSTGVWLWRLAKIHVLAHDTGYHQLVSHWLRTHCATEPYIIAANRQLSAMHPIYRLLHPHFRYTMEINALARESLINAGGIIEQCFTPQKHSVLLSSIAYDKHWRFDLQSLPKDLIHRGLAVEDPTAPHGLKLTIEDYPYANDGLDLWAAFKSWFTEYIDHYYADSNAVQSDTELQAWWDEVINVGHADKKDEPWWPALKTKEDLVEVVTTIAWTTSGHHAAVNFGQFSFAGYFPNRPTIARTNLPLEDPSDPEWELFLQKPEVTMLKCFPSQYQATTVITVLDVLSNHSPDEEYIGTSVEPAWEQEPRVKAAFEKFKGRLNELEGTIDERNADLTKKNRNGAGVVPYELLKPTSEAGVTGKGVPYSISI; translated from the exons ATGCAGATGCAACAAgttcatgcatcaaattcaagCTATCTCATCTCTCACAGGCCAAGCCTCCGTGGCATACCTCAACCTTCTTTTCAGCTATGGTCAAGGCCATCGTCGTTCCCAACCCAAAGGAAGCTAAAAAGGGTGAGCCATGGTTGCAGAAACGATGTCACCAAAATCAAAGCTGTGGCTgttaataaaactgaaaaatctGTGAAAGTTAAAGCCACCATAAGTGTTCAGCCAACCATTGGTGGCATTTTCTCATCACTGGCCATCGACGCCGATGATCTAACGGATTTGCTCGGAAAATCACTTTTCGTCGAACTTCTTAGCGCTGAGCTTGATCCCA AGACGAAATTAGAGAAGAAACCCATCCAAGATTTTGCCCACAGGACGCATCGATCACCAAAAGAAGTTAGGTATTTGGCAGAGTTTGACGTGCCAGTAGACTTTGGAGAGATTGGGGCTATTTTGGTGGAGAACGAACATCGCAGGGAAATGTTCATCAAAGAAATTATCCTCGATGGCTTCGAATTGGGTCCCGTTAGATTTACCTGCGAGTCATGGCTTCATCCCAAGAAAGATAACCCTGTGAAAAGGGTTTTTTTCCCCGACAAG TCGTATTTGCCATCTGAAACACCAGAAGGAGTGAAGAGGGTAAGAGAAGAAGAACTACAACATTTACGAGGGAATGGACAAGGTGAACGCAAGAAGTTTGACAGAATATACGATTACGATGTTTACAACGACCTCGGAGATCCAGACAAGGACCCTGATCTCCAGAGACCGGTTCTTGGTGGCGCAGAACATCCATATCCAAGGCGTTGCAGAACAGGAAGGCCTCGCTCCGCAAAAG ATTCGTTGTCGGAGGAAAGAACTTCTGACGTGTACGTGCCTAGAGACGAATGCTTCTCCGAAGTAAAGCAATTAACGTTTAACTCAAAGACGCTGGCTTCGGCATTGCAAGCGTTGGTACCAGCGCTGACGGCGCTCATCGTTGACAAGAATCTACCGTTTCAAGTGTTCTCGGAGATAGATGCTCTTTACGACGAAGGAGTTCCATTGCCTGCTGGACAAGGAAAAGTCAAACTCAGCACTCTCTTGCCCAGACTCGTCAGTTTAATTAAGGACAGAGGAGAAGACATTCTCCGTTTCGAGATTCCCGCAACAATGGACA AGGATAGATTCTTCTGGTTGAGGGACGAAGAATTTGGAAGACAAACTCTAGCGGGTCTTAACCCTTGTTGCATCCAGTTGGTCACG GAATGGCCATTGAAAAGCAATCTTGACCCTGCAATTTATGGCCCTGCGGAATCAGCCATCACCACTGAACTAGTTGAGCAGGAAATCAGAGGATTCCTTACAGTCGAAGAG GCCATAAAACAGAAGAGACTGTTCGTCTTGGACTACCACGATTTGTTATTGCCATTAGTGGAGGAGGTGAGAAAAATAGAAGGCACAACGCTATACGGATCGAGGGCATTGTTCTTCCTAACCCGCGACGGCACTTTGAGACCACTGGCCATTGAGCTGGTTCGGCCACCAATCGACGGAAAGCCTCAGTGGAAGAAAGTCTTCGCACCCACCTGGCACTCAACCGGTGTCTGGCTATGGCGGCTCGCCAAAATCCATGTCCTCGCTCACGACACCGGTTACCACCAACTCGTGAGTCACTGGCTAAGAACTCATTGTGCAACAGAGCCATACATTATAGCAGCAAACCGGCAACTGAGTGCAATGCACCCGATCTACAGATTACTGCATCCGCATTTCCGTTACACGATGGAGATCAACGCGCTTGCTCGAGAGTCTTTGATAAACGCCGGCGGAATAATAGAGCAGTGTTTTACTCCGCAGAAACACTCCGTTCTGCTAAGCTCAATCGCCTATGACAAACACTGGCGATTTGATCTCCAATCCCTCCCCAAGGACCTCATCCACAGGGGCTTGGCCGTGGAGGACCCCACCGCCCCTCACGGCCTCAAACTCACCATCGAAGACTACCCTTACGCCAACGACGGCCTCGACCTCTGGGCGGCTTTCAAATCGTGGTTCACCGAATACATCGACCACTACTACGCCGACTCCAACGCTGTTCAATCAGACACAGAGCTCCAAGCCTGGTGGGATGAGGTCATAAACGTTGGACACGCCGACAAAAAGGATGAACCGTGGTGGCCGGCGCTGAAAACCAAAGAGGACCTCGTTGAAGTCGTGACGACCATTGCGTGGACAACTTCGGGCCACCATGCTGCTGTGAACTTCGGACAATTCTCCTTCGCCGGCTATTTCCCCAACAGGCCAACCATTGCGCGTACCAACTTGCCCTTAGAGGACCCTTCGGACCCGGAGTGGGAGCTGTTCTTGCAGAAACCGGAGGTGACTATGTTGAAGTGTTTCCCGTCGCAGTATCAGGCCACCACGGTGATTACGGTGCTGGACGTTCTGTCGAATCACTCGCCGGACGAGGAGTATATCGGGACCTCAGTGGAGCCGGCGTGGGAGCAGGAGCCACGTGTGAAGGCGGCGTTTGAGAAGTTCAAAGGGAGATTGAATGAGCTTGAAGGGACCATCGATGAGAGGAATGCGGATCTGACGAAGAAGAACCGGAACGGCGCCGGGGTTGTGCCCTACGAACTTCTCAAGCCGACGTCGGAGGCCGGAGTTACCGGAAAGGGTGTTCCTTACAGCATCTCCATTTGA
- the LOC114169307 gene encoding beta-glucosidase 12-like, with protein sequence MNKDMVFSGYQFLLHFGLLTLLESFSITITQAAAPILDVSTLNRTSFPPAFIFGTASSAYQYEGAANEGGRGPSIWDTFSHKHPEKISDRSNGDVAVDQYHRYKEDVGIMKYMNTDAYRFSISWSRILPKGNISSGINQEGLKYYNNLINELLANDIQPFVTLFHWDLPQALDDEYGGFLSPRIINDFQDYAELCFKEFGDRVKHWITFNEPWSYSMGSKPYMSSHYQLLAHAAAVKVYKTKYQAFQNGLIGISLNCHWFIPFSNDTLDDGAAKRALDFMLGWFMQPLTRGKYPKTMHSLLGNRLPKFTEEQSKLLIGSFDFIGLNYYTTNYAAHISHPINNSANTGYFQDTRVNFTTERNGSPIGPRAASSWLYVYPRGLRELLLYIKIKYKNPVIYITENGMDESNDPTLSLEEALMDTYRIDYFYRHLYYILTALKDGVKIHGYFAWSLLDNFEWGAGYTLRFGINFIDYKDNLKRHQKLSAHWFRNFLQKQ encoded by the exons ATGAACAAGGATATGGTATTCAGTGGCTATCAATTTCTTCTCCATTTTGGACTCTTGACTCTCCTTGAAAGCTTTTCCATCACAATTACACAAGCTGCTGCGCCTATTCTTGATGTCTCTACTCTTAATCGGACAAGTTTTCCACCAGCTTTCATCTTTGGCACTGCCTCCTCAGCCTACCAG TACGAAGGTGCTGCAAATGAAGGAGGTAGAGGACCAAGTATATGGGATACCTTTTCTCATAAACATCCAG AGAAGATATCTGATAGAAGTAATGGAGATGTAGCTGTTGACCAATATCATCGTTATAAG GAAGATGTTGGGATCATGAAGTATATGAACACTGATGCTTACAGATTCTCCATCTCGTGGTCAAGGATATTGCCAA AAGGAAACATTAGCTCTGGTATAAACCAAGAAGGACTCAAATATTACAACAATCTCATCAACGAACTGCTGGCTAATG ATATTCAGCCATTTGTGACCCTTTTCCATTGGGATCTTCCCCAAGCCTTAGACGATGAATACGGTGGATTCTTAAGCCCTCGTATTAT AAACGATTTCCAAGACTATGCAGAGCTATGCTTCAAGGAATTTGGAGATAGAGTGAAACATTGGATTACTTTTAATGAGCCATGGAGTTACAGTATGGGCTCAAAGCCTTACATGAGCTCACACTACCAACTTCTAGCTCATGCAGCTGCTGTCAAAGTTTATAAAACCAAATATCAG GCATTTCAAAATGGTTTGATAGGCATCAGCTTAAACTGTCACTGGTTTATTCCGTTCTCAAATGACACATTAGATGATGGAGCTGCCAAAAGAGCTCTTGATTTCATGTTGGGATG GTTTATGCAGCCACTTACAAGAGGAAAGTATCCAAAAACCATGCATTCTTTGCTGGGAAACCGATTACCAAAGTTCACAGAAGAGCAATCGAAGCTACTTATTGGCTCGTTTGATTTCATTGGACTCAATTACTACACAACTAATTATGCTGCTCACATATCCCATCCAATTAATAACTCAGCCAATACTGGCTATTTCCAAGATACTAGAGTCAATTTTACGA CTGAACGAAACGGGTCACCCATTGGACCAAGG GCTGCTTCATCTTGGCTATATGTTTATCCAAGGGGACTTAGAGAACTATTGTTGTACATCAAGATCAAGTACAAAAACCCTGTAATTTACATAACAGAAAATG GCATGGACGAGTCCAATGATCCAACACTATCACTTGAAGAGGCACTGATGGATACTTACAGAATTGACTACTTCTATCGccatctttattatattttaactgcACTCAA GGATGGGGTGAAAATACATGGATACTTTGCATGGTCGCTTCTGGACAACTTCGAATGGGGTGCTGGCTACACCTTGCGTTTTGGAATTAACTTCATCGATTACAAGGATAATTTGAAAAGACACCAAAAGCTCTCTGCTCACTGGTTCAggaattttcttcaaaaacaatAG
- the LOC114169306 gene encoding cyanogenic beta-glucosidase-like isoform X2, with amino-acid sequence MVIKMNMFPLLWVFVTSSIITLTQSKVVPPILDVSYLNRTSFPKGFVFGTASASYQYEGAAREDGKGPSIWDTFTHKYPEKIKDHSTGDVTTDQYHRYKEDIGIMKDMNLDAYRFSISWPRVLPKGKLSAGVNKAGINYYNNLINELLKNGMEPFVTIFHWDVPQALEDEYGGFLSRHIIDDFRDFAELCFKEFGDRVKYWITLNEPSTVALNGYTFGEHAPGRCSDWLKLNCTGGDSGTEPYLVSHNLLLSHAAAANLYKTKYQKSQKGLLGITLNSDWFLPGSDDITDRDAARRAIDFRYMDPLTKGEYPTSMQHLVGNRLPRFSKEEAKQLKGSFDFLGLNHYATVYAVNAPDLRGSKPSPLNDLLVHVTNQRDGQILCPYAASTWLCVYPRGLRQLLVYIKKNYNNPVIYITENGYDEFNDPTLSLEEKLLDTPRVDYLYRYLYYVKMAIGDGVNVKGYFVWSFLDNMEWASGYTVRFGFIFVDFKNGLKRYPKLSAQWFKNFLTKS; translated from the exons ATGGTGATCAAAATGAACATGTTTCCACTGCTATGGGTTTTTGTTACCTCATCCATCATCACCCTCACTCAATCCAAGGTCGTTCCACCCATCCTTGACGTTTCTTATCTCAACCGAACCAGTTTCCCCAAAGGCTTTGTTTTCGGGACAGCATCTGCTTCATACCAG TATGAAGGTGCTGCAAGGGAAGATGGAAAAGGACCGAGTATATGGGATACTTTCACTCACAAATATCCAG aaaaaataaaagaccaTAGTACTGGAGATGTAACGACAGACCAATATCATCGGTATAAG GAGGATATTGGAATCATGAAGGACATGAATTTGGATGCTTATAGATTCTCCATTTCTTGGCCAAGGGTATTACCGA AAGGAAAGCTTTCTGCAGGAGTAAACAAGGCAGGGATAAACTACTACAATAACCTCATCAACGAGCTACTGAAGAATG GTATGGAACCATTTGTGACCATTTTTCATTGGGATGTTCCCCAGGCCTTGGAGGATGAGTATGGTGGCTTTTTAAGCCGTCACATTAT AGATGATTTTAGGGACTTTGCTGAACTCTGCTTCAAGGAATTTGGTGATAGGGTGAAATATTGGATTACTCTGAATGAACCGAGCACTGTGGCCTTGAATGGTTATACATTTGGAGAGCATGCACCAGGTCGGTGTTCTGATTGGCTAAAACTGAATTGCACAGGTGGTGATTCAGGAACTGAGCCATATTTGGTTTCTCACAATCTACTTCTTTCTCATGCTGCTGCTGCTAACTTGTACAAGACCAAGTATCAG AAATCTCAAAAGGGTTTACTAGGAATTACCTTGAACAGTGACTGGTTTTTGCCGGGTAGTGATGACATAACAGATCGAGACGCTGCACGTCGAGCCATTGACTTCAG GTATATGGATCCTCTCACAAAAGGTGAGTATCCAACAAGCATGCAACATTTGGTGGGAAACCGTCTACCAAGGTTCTCCAAAGAAGAAGCCAAACAACTTAAAGGGTCGTTTGATTTTCTGGGTCTAAACCACTATGCAACTGTTTATGCTGTCAATGCACCTGATCTACGTGGTTCCAAACCATCCCCACTCAATGATCTTCTTGTTCATGTTACAA ATCAGCGTGACGGCCAGATCCTTTGTCCATAT GCTGCTTCGACCTGGTTATGCGTTTATCCACGAGGATTACGACAGCTGTTGGTTTACATCAAGAAGAATTACAACAACCCCGTAATTTACATTACTGAAAATG GTTATGATGAGTTCAACGATCCAACACTATCACTAGAAGAAAAGCTTTTAGATACCCCCAGAGTTGATTACTTATATCGTTAtctttattatgttaaaatggcAATCGG gGATGGTGTGAATGTGAAAGGATATTTTGTATGGTCATTTCTGGATAACATGGAGTGGGCCTCTGGCTATACTGTGCGATTTGGATTCATCTTTGTGGATTTCAAAAACGGTCTCAAAAGATACCCAAAACTCTCTGCACAATGGTTCAAGAACTTTCTCACCAAATCTTAG
- the LOC114169306 gene encoding cyanogenic beta-glucosidase-like isoform X1, with amino-acid sequence MVIKMNMFPLLWVFVTSSIITLTQSKVVPPILDVSYLNRTSFPKGFVFGTASASYQYEGAAREDGKGPSIWDTFTHKYPEKIKDHSTGDVTTDQYHRYKEDIGIMKDMNLDAYRFSISWPRVLPKGKLSAGVNKAGINYYNNLINELLKNGMEPFVTIFHWDVPQALEDEYGGFLSRHIIDDFRDFAELCFKEFGDRVKYWITLNEPSTVALNGYTFGEHAPGRCSDWLKLNCTGGDSGTEPYLVSHNLLLSHAAAANLYKTKYQKSQKGLLGITLNSDWFLPGSDDITDRDAARRAIDFRFGWYMDPLTKGEYPTSMQHLVGNRLPRFSKEEAKQLKGSFDFLGLNHYATVYAVNAPDLRGSKPSPLNDLLVHVTNQRDGQILCPYAASTWLCVYPRGLRQLLVYIKKNYNNPVIYITENGYDEFNDPTLSLEEKLLDTPRVDYLYRYLYYVKMAIGDGVNVKGYFVWSFLDNMEWASGYTVRFGFIFVDFKNGLKRYPKLSAQWFKNFLTKS; translated from the exons ATGGTGATCAAAATGAACATGTTTCCACTGCTATGGGTTTTTGTTACCTCATCCATCATCACCCTCACTCAATCCAAGGTCGTTCCACCCATCCTTGACGTTTCTTATCTCAACCGAACCAGTTTCCCCAAAGGCTTTGTTTTCGGGACAGCATCTGCTTCATACCAG TATGAAGGTGCTGCAAGGGAAGATGGAAAAGGACCGAGTATATGGGATACTTTCACTCACAAATATCCAG aaaaaataaaagaccaTAGTACTGGAGATGTAACGACAGACCAATATCATCGGTATAAG GAGGATATTGGAATCATGAAGGACATGAATTTGGATGCTTATAGATTCTCCATTTCTTGGCCAAGGGTATTACCGA AAGGAAAGCTTTCTGCAGGAGTAAACAAGGCAGGGATAAACTACTACAATAACCTCATCAACGAGCTACTGAAGAATG GTATGGAACCATTTGTGACCATTTTTCATTGGGATGTTCCCCAGGCCTTGGAGGATGAGTATGGTGGCTTTTTAAGCCGTCACATTAT AGATGATTTTAGGGACTTTGCTGAACTCTGCTTCAAGGAATTTGGTGATAGGGTGAAATATTGGATTACTCTGAATGAACCGAGCACTGTGGCCTTGAATGGTTATACATTTGGAGAGCATGCACCAGGTCGGTGTTCTGATTGGCTAAAACTGAATTGCACAGGTGGTGATTCAGGAACTGAGCCATATTTGGTTTCTCACAATCTACTTCTTTCTCATGCTGCTGCTGCTAACTTGTACAAGACCAAGTATCAG AAATCTCAAAAGGGTTTACTAGGAATTACCTTGAACAGTGACTGGTTTTTGCCGGGTAGTGATGACATAACAGATCGAGACGCTGCACGTCGAGCCATTGACTTCAGGTTTGGGTG GTATATGGATCCTCTCACAAAAGGTGAGTATCCAACAAGCATGCAACATTTGGTGGGAAACCGTCTACCAAGGTTCTCCAAAGAAGAAGCCAAACAACTTAAAGGGTCGTTTGATTTTCTGGGTCTAAACCACTATGCAACTGTTTATGCTGTCAATGCACCTGATCTACGTGGTTCCAAACCATCCCCACTCAATGATCTTCTTGTTCATGTTACAA ATCAGCGTGACGGCCAGATCCTTTGTCCATAT GCTGCTTCGACCTGGTTATGCGTTTATCCACGAGGATTACGACAGCTGTTGGTTTACATCAAGAAGAATTACAACAACCCCGTAATTTACATTACTGAAAATG GTTATGATGAGTTCAACGATCCAACACTATCACTAGAAGAAAAGCTTTTAGATACCCCCAGAGTTGATTACTTATATCGTTAtctttattatgttaaaatggcAATCGG gGATGGTGTGAATGTGAAAGGATATTTTGTATGGTCATTTCTGGATAACATGGAGTGGGCCTCTGGCTATACTGTGCGATTTGGATTCATCTTTGTGGATTTCAAAAACGGTCTCAAAAGATACCCAAAACTCTCTGCACAATGGTTCAAGAACTTTCTCACCAAATCTTAG
- the LOC114169305 gene encoding cyanogenic beta-glucosidase-like isoform X2 yields MIKQRAETLTQITMMALHLDLFPLLCVLSLFVTSFVNITHSKAISPIHDASFLNRSSFPQDFVFGTASSAYQYEGAAREGGRGPSIWDTFTHKYPQKIKDGSNGDVADDSYHRYKEDIGIMKYMNLDAYRFSISWSRILPKGKLSAGVNHEGINYYNNLINELMANGLQPYVTLFHWDVPQALEDEYGSFLNRHIVDDFRDYAEVCFKEFGDRVKHWITLNEPRSVSKNGYANGRFAPGRCSDWLKLNCTGGDSGTEPYLTSHYQLLAHAAAAKLYKTKYQASQKGSIGITLNSDWYVPVSEQKSDRDAAHRGLDFMFGWFMEPLTKGEYPKSMRSMLGNRLPEFTREESRQLKGSFDFLGLNYYSSFYAAHAPHQLGVRPALQTDSLVNVTNQHDGKLLGPMAASNWLCIYPRGFRRLLLFIKKHYNNPVIYITENGYDEFNDPTLSLEESLLDTYRVDYIYRHLYYLQTAINKTVERRK; encoded by the exons ATGATAAAGCAGAGAGCAGAAACACTTACCCAAATTACGATGATGGCATTGCATTTGGACTTGTTTCCGTTGCTCTGCGTTTTGTCTCTTTTTGTTACCTCCTTCGTCAACATCACTCATTCCAAGGCCATTTCACCCATTCATGACGCTTCATTTCTCAACCGGAGCAGTTTTCCCCAAGACTTTGTTTTCGGGACAGCATCCTCGGCATACCAG TATGAAGGGGCTGCAAGGGAAGGTGGAAGAGGACCCAGTATATGGGATACGTTCACTCATAAATACCCAC aaaaaataaaagacggAAGTAATGGAGATGTAGCAGATGACTCATATCATCGGTACAAG GAGGATATTGGAATCATGAAGTACATGAATTTGGATGCTTATAGATTTTCCATTTCTTGGTCTAGGATTCTACCCA AAGGAAAGCTCAGTGCAGGTGTAAACCATGAAGGAATAAACTACTACAACAACCTCATCAACGAGCTAATGGCTAATG GTCTGCAACCATATGTGACCCTCTTTCATTGGGATGTTCCCCAAGCCTTGGAGGATGAGTATGGCAGTTTCTTAAACCGTCACATTGT AGATGATTTTAGGGACTATGCTGAAGTTTGCTTCAAGGAATTTGGTGATAGGGTGAAACATTGGATTACTTTAAATGAACCAAGGAGTGTGAGCAAGAATGGCTATGCAAATGGTAGGTTTGCACCTGGTCGGTGTTCTGATTGGTTAAAACTGAACTGCACAGGTGGTGATTCCGGAACTGAGCCTTACTTGACTTCACACTACCAACTTCTTGCTCATGCTGCTGCTGCCAAACTGTATAAGACCAAGTATCAG GCATCTCAAAAGGGTTCAATAGGGATTACATTGAATTCTGACTGGTATGTTCCGGTTTCAGAACAGAAATCAGATCGAGATGCTGCACATCGGGGCCTTGACTTCATGTTTGGATG GTTTATGGAACCACTCACTAAAGGTGAATATCCAAAGAGCATGCGATCTATGTTGGGAAACCGGCTACCAGAGTTCACCAGAGAAGAGTCAAGACAACTCAAAGGGTCATTTGATTTTCTAGGCCTAAACTACTACTCATCCTTTTATGCTGCCCATGCTCCTCACCAACTTGGTGTCAGACCAGCCTTACAAACGGATTCTCTTGTTAATGTTACAA ATCAGCATGATGGCAAGCTCCTTGGTCCAATG GCTGCTTCTAACTGGTTGTGCATTTATCCACGAGGATTCCGACGACTGTTGCTTTTCATCAAGAAGCATTATAACAACCCCGTAATTTACATTACTGAAAACG GTTACGACGAGTTCAACGATCCAACGCTTTCACTTGAAGAAAGCCTTCTAGATACATACAGAGTTGATTACATATACCGTCATCTTTATTATCTTCAAACTGCAATCAA TAAAACAGTAGAACGAAGAAAATGA
- the LOC114169305 gene encoding cyanogenic beta-glucosidase-like isoform X1, giving the protein MIKQRAETLTQITMMALHLDLFPLLCVLSLFVTSFVNITHSKAISPIHDASFLNRSSFPQDFVFGTASSAYQYEGAAREGGRGPSIWDTFTHKYPQKIKDGSNGDVADDSYHRYKEDIGIMKYMNLDAYRFSISWSRILPKGKLSAGVNHEGINYYNNLINELMANGLQPYVTLFHWDVPQALEDEYGSFLNRHIVDDFRDYAEVCFKEFGDRVKHWITLNEPRSVSKNGYANGRFAPGRCSDWLKLNCTGGDSGTEPYLTSHYQLLAHAAAAKLYKTKYQASQKGSIGITLNSDWYVPVSEQKSDRDAAHRGLDFMFGWFMEPLTKGEYPKSMRSMLGNRLPEFTREESRQLKGSFDFLGLNYYSSFYAAHAPHQLGVRPALQTDSLVNVTNQHDGKLLGPMAASNWLCIYPRGFRRLLLFIKKHYNNPVIYITENGYDEFNDPTLSLEESLLDTYRVDYIYRHLYYLQTAIKDGVNVKGYFVWSLLDNLEWDSGYSVRFGLVFVDFKDGLKRHPKYSAHWFKNFLSKS; this is encoded by the exons ATGATAAAGCAGAGAGCAGAAACACTTACCCAAATTACGATGATGGCATTGCATTTGGACTTGTTTCCGTTGCTCTGCGTTTTGTCTCTTTTTGTTACCTCCTTCGTCAACATCACTCATTCCAAGGCCATTTCACCCATTCATGACGCTTCATTTCTCAACCGGAGCAGTTTTCCCCAAGACTTTGTTTTCGGGACAGCATCCTCGGCATACCAG TATGAAGGGGCTGCAAGGGAAGGTGGAAGAGGACCCAGTATATGGGATACGTTCACTCATAAATACCCAC aaaaaataaaagacggAAGTAATGGAGATGTAGCAGATGACTCATATCATCGGTACAAG GAGGATATTGGAATCATGAAGTACATGAATTTGGATGCTTATAGATTTTCCATTTCTTGGTCTAGGATTCTACCCA AAGGAAAGCTCAGTGCAGGTGTAAACCATGAAGGAATAAACTACTACAACAACCTCATCAACGAGCTAATGGCTAATG GTCTGCAACCATATGTGACCCTCTTTCATTGGGATGTTCCCCAAGCCTTGGAGGATGAGTATGGCAGTTTCTTAAACCGTCACATTGT AGATGATTTTAGGGACTATGCTGAAGTTTGCTTCAAGGAATTTGGTGATAGGGTGAAACATTGGATTACTTTAAATGAACCAAGGAGTGTGAGCAAGAATGGCTATGCAAATGGTAGGTTTGCACCTGGTCGGTGTTCTGATTGGTTAAAACTGAACTGCACAGGTGGTGATTCCGGAACTGAGCCTTACTTGACTTCACACTACCAACTTCTTGCTCATGCTGCTGCTGCCAAACTGTATAAGACCAAGTATCAG GCATCTCAAAAGGGTTCAATAGGGATTACATTGAATTCTGACTGGTATGTTCCGGTTTCAGAACAGAAATCAGATCGAGATGCTGCACATCGGGGCCTTGACTTCATGTTTGGATG GTTTATGGAACCACTCACTAAAGGTGAATATCCAAAGAGCATGCGATCTATGTTGGGAAACCGGCTACCAGAGTTCACCAGAGAAGAGTCAAGACAACTCAAAGGGTCATTTGATTTTCTAGGCCTAAACTACTACTCATCCTTTTATGCTGCCCATGCTCCTCACCAACTTGGTGTCAGACCAGCCTTACAAACGGATTCTCTTGTTAATGTTACAA ATCAGCATGATGGCAAGCTCCTTGGTCCAATG GCTGCTTCTAACTGGTTGTGCATTTATCCACGAGGATTCCGACGACTGTTGCTTTTCATCAAGAAGCATTATAACAACCCCGTAATTTACATTACTGAAAACG GTTACGACGAGTTCAACGATCCAACGCTTTCACTTGAAGAAAGCCTTCTAGATACATACAGAGTTGATTACATATACCGTCATCTTTATTATCTTCAAACTGCAATCAA GGATGGTGTGAATGTAAAGGGATATTTTGTGTGGTCATTGCTGGATAACTTGGAGTGGGACTCTGGCTATAGTGTGCGATTTGGACTCGTTTTTGTGGATTTCAAAGATGGCTTGAAAAGACACCCGAAATACTCGGCACATTGGTTCAAGAACTTCCTTAGTAAATCGTAG